In Octopus bimaculoides isolate UCB-OBI-ISO-001 chromosome 21, ASM119413v2, whole genome shotgun sequence, a single window of DNA contains:
- the LOC106872038 gene encoding uncharacterized protein LOC106872038 gives MSEPPVMYIKTEDDDDDDNKENLKKKIKYLEEENETLKKALEQLQQLQGKCCDWCELLMPNSDQERTVVSNWLESVLIAIKSQRENSEIVVEDTTSRYVPSLPAAPPPVAAPSPPPLPLPLSPSNPGMNLQPLLVEGTAMTKSLPINYMKLKAILRATNERLGDKMKYLLNKLVDAMFTRDELVAASGLGLRTQKDKQHTPLDRKKLTAIKEFLAEFSERKNIKMMDSRTFRVTVGNKITNARRNLRNEFKIDQIAANISS, from the exons ATGTCAGAACCTCCAGTAATGTACATAAAaacagaagatgatgatgatgatgataataaagagaatttgaagaagaaaataaaatacttagaAGAAGAGAACGAAACCTTGAAGAAAGCTCTTGAACAGCTACAACAGCTGCAAGGCAAATGTTGTGACTGGTGTG AGTTGTTGATGCCAAATTCAGATCAAGAACGGACAGTGGTCAGCAATTGGCTGGAAAGTGTTTTAATAGCCATCAAAAGCCAACGAGAGAACTCTGAAATTGTTGTTGAAGATACAACTAGCAGATATGTACCGTCCCTGCCAGCAGCACCCCCTCCAGTTGCTGCTCCGtcccctccacctcttcctctacCTCTTTCTCCTTCAAATCCAGGCATGAATCTACAGCCATTGTTAGTTGAG GGAACAGCCATGACAAAATCCCTGCCAATAAATTACATGAAGTTAAAAGCAATTCTACGAGCAACAAATGAACGACTcggagataaaatgaaatatcttttaaacaAG TTGGTTGATGCTATGTTCACACGCGATGAGCTGGTGGCAGCTAGTGGCCTAGGGCTACGAAcacagaaagacaaacaacacacaccACTTGATAGGAAGAAATTAACTGCCATAAAag AGTTCCTGGCAGAGTTTTCTGAGAGAAAGAATATTAAGATGATGGATTCACGGACGTTTCGGGTAACAGTGGGGAATAAAATCACAAATGCACGCAGGAACTTACGGAACGAATTTAAGATTGATCAAATTGCTGCAAACATAAGCTCATGA